A single Lolium perenne isolate Kyuss_39 chromosome 6, Kyuss_2.0, whole genome shotgun sequence DNA region contains:
- the LOC139832287 gene encoding uncharacterized protein → MKLSHLNSSSKPDAVRAFLADLGLSSGNVAALIARDPEFLRAKVDKTLSSKGAAITGLGMSHPDIAHLLSISPKQFRGRTFVSKLQHYLTLFGSSENLFRALRFNTYLLSSDLEERVLTMVAIAEGLGVPRGSRMFGEALRAVGFRTKENLTAKVEYLKNTFRWSDAEVAIAICRASMLLSMPKDLLQRRAHFLISEVGVELAYIASNFSFMLYCEEAQVRARHYVVKFLKGNGLLDPEWNHNTIVTMLEKVFVEKFICPHWEAAPHLAEDYAAACSGKVPARFKDLP, encoded by the exons ATGAAGCTCTcccacctcaactcctcctccaagCCCGATGCTGTCCGCGCCTTCCTAGCCGACCTCGGCCTCTCCAGCGGCAACGTCGCTGCCCTGATCGCCAGAGACCCCGAGTTCCTCCGCGCCAAAGTTGACAAAACCCTGTCCTCCAAAGGCGCGGCGATCACCGGCCTCGGCATGTCGCATCCTGACATAGCGCACCTCCTCTCGATCTCCCCCAAGCAATTTCGCGGTAGAACCTTCGTCTCCAAGTTGCAGCACTACCTGACCCTCTTCGGCTCCTCCGAGAACCTCTTCAGGGCTCTCAGGTTCAACACCTATCTTCTCTCGTCCGACCTCGAAG AGCGTGTCCTGACGATGGTGGCAATCGCTGAAGGTCTAGGTGTGCCCCGTGGCTCTAGGATGTTCGGAGAAGCGCTTCGGGCtgtcggattccgcaccaaggagaACCTCACCGCCAAAGTGGAGTACCTGAAGAATACGTTTAGGTGGTCGGATGCTGAGGTGGCCATTGCTATATGTAGGGCTTCAATGTTGCTATCGATGCCAAAGGATTTGCTGCAGCGCCGAGCCCATTTCCTCATCTCTGAGGTGGGGGTGGAACTGGCATACATTGCTTCTAATTTTAGTTTTATGCTTTACTGCGAGGAAGCCCAGGTCAGAGCCAGGCACTATGTTGTGAAGTTTCTAAAGGGGAATGGATTGCTCGATCCAGAGTGGAACCACAATACGATTGTCACGATGCTTGAGAAGGTATTCGTGGAGAAGTTCATATGCCCTCACTGGGAAGCAGCGCCACACCTCGCCGAAGACTATGCTGCCGCTTGCAGCGGGAAAGTGCCTGCTAGATTTAAGGACTTGCCATGA